In Hwangdonia lutea, a single window of DNA contains:
- a CDS encoding sensor histidine kinase gives MFNQDQEIFNILLEAVSEGVIIVDNHQKIMEVNSFAETIFGYAKNEILDKELNLLIPSHFHSSHSVYFEKFIKRGKRRKMGEAVDIFGLKKDGTVFPVEVELNPFTIYNKTYVMAMVRDISEKQKIEKQLMLKSRALESVNNGIIITDALKKDNPVIYFNSASQKLTGYSSSEILNHNCRCLQGEDRDQEPLKKLRKAIKKGESCQVTLRNYKKDGTPFWNDLYIMPIINNEGIVTNFIGIQNDVTKRKKTEDERQHLATIFDESLNEIYVFDVDSLKFINANYGAQKNIGYSLDELCNMTPLNIKPYDNEADFRKTISVLLEKKEEKLKFETVHQRKDGTYYPVEVHLQLSRLGEKDVFVAIILDITERKNYTTKLENKVEERTQQLKIALSKEKELNELKTKFLSLVSHEFKTPLSGILTSSQLLSKYTLTEHQEKRDKHIKTITDKVHYLNNILNDFLSFEKLESGKVNYRFAYFKLSKVINEVVYNANMLLKEGQQINYPKNIDDFSMFQDEKITELILSNLLYNAINYSSEHTTIDIAVKQNSETTTFKIKDQGIGIPEKDQKHIFERYFRAENVLNTQGTGIGLNIVKNHLENVGGTISFTSKENKGSTFILTFPNTAKP, from the coding sequence ATGTTTAATCAAGATCAAGAAATATTCAATATTCTGCTCGAAGCTGTTTCTGAGGGTGTTATTATAGTTGATAACCATCAAAAGATTATGGAAGTTAACTCATTTGCAGAAACAATTTTTGGATATGCTAAAAATGAAATTTTAGATAAAGAACTCAATTTACTGATACCTTCTCATTTCCATTCGAGCCATTCCGTTTATTTTGAAAAATTTATTAAACGGGGTAAACGGCGAAAAATGGGCGAAGCGGTAGATATTTTTGGCTTAAAAAAAGATGGCACTGTTTTTCCCGTTGAGGTTGAGTTAAATCCGTTTACCATATATAACAAAACCTATGTTATGGCCATGGTTAGGGATATTTCTGAAAAGCAAAAAATAGAAAAACAACTGATGCTAAAAAGTAGGGCTTTGGAGTCTGTAAACAACGGTATTATTATAACAGATGCCTTAAAAAAAGACAATCCGGTTATATATTTTAATTCGGCTTCCCAAAAGCTAACAGGGTACTCGAGTAGCGAAATTCTCAATCATAATTGCAGGTGTTTGCAAGGTGAAGACAGAGACCAAGAGCCTCTTAAAAAACTTAGAAAAGCCATTAAAAAAGGCGAAAGTTGCCAAGTCACTTTACGCAATTACAAAAAAGACGGCACGCCGTTTTGGAACGATTTGTACATCATGCCCATTATTAATAACGAAGGCATTGTTACAAATTTTATAGGGATACAAAACGATGTAACCAAGCGAAAAAAGACGGAAGACGAACGCCAACATTTGGCTACCATTTTTGATGAATCTTTAAATGAGATTTATGTTTTTGATGTTGATTCGTTAAAATTTATAAATGCCAACTACGGCGCCCAAAAAAATATTGGATACAGTTTAGACGAGTTATGTAATATGACGCCTTTAAACATAAAACCATATGACAATGAGGCCGATTTTAGAAAAACCATAAGTGTTTTGTTGGAAAAAAAGGAAGAGAAGCTAAAGTTTGAAACCGTACACCAGCGTAAAGATGGCACTTATTACCCTGTTGAAGTGCATTTGCAATTATCACGTTTGGGCGAAAAAGATGTTTTTGTTGCTATTATTCTGGATATTACAGAACGTAAAAACTACACCACAAAACTTGAAAACAAGGTAGAAGAACGAACGCAGCAACTTAAAATAGCTTTGAGTAAAGAAAAAGAACTCAATGAGCTGAAAACAAAGTTTTTATCCTTGGTGTCGCACGAGTTTAAAACACCGTTAAGTGGTATTTTAACCTCTTCTCAATTATTGAGCAAGTACACTTTAACCGAACATCAGGAAAAACGCGATAAGCATATAAAAACAATTACAGATAAAGTTCATTACTTAAACAATATTTTAAACGACTTTTTATCATTTGAAAAATTAGAATCGGGTAAAGTTAACTATAGGTTTGCCTATTTTAAATTAAGCAAAGTGATTAATGAGGTGGTCTACAATGCCAACATGCTTTTAAAAGAAGGTCAGCAAATAAATTATCCTAAAAACATTGATGATTTTTCTATGTTTCAGGACGAAAAAATCACGGAATTAATATTGTCCAATTTACTGTACAATGCCATTAACTATTCATCAGAACACACAACCATAGATATAGCGGTTAAACAGAACAGCGAAACCACAACCTTTAAAATTAAGGACCAAGGCATTGGGATACCCGAAAAAGATCAAAAACATATTTTTGAGCGTTATTTTAGAGCAGAAAATGTGCTTAACACACAGGGCACCGGAATTGGATTAAATATCGTTAAAAATCATTTAGAAAACGTAGGCGGCACTATAAGTTTTACGAGCAAAGAAAACAAGGGTTCTACTTTTATATTAACATTTCCCAATACTGCAAAGCCATAA
- a CDS encoding universal stress protein — protein sequence MKNILLPTDFSENSWNAIKYAINFFEKDACNFYLLHVTRFDNFMNSESPYVAPAESIEEVYTKSAKLQLRKLLKRISKAFSPNKKHKFYALADYNFFIESVRKQVEEKKIDFIVMGTKGASGFKKIIIGSNTGDVITKVKCTTLAIPEQAKFVRLEEIAFPTDFSFSYDIQILEPLSEILENQQSTLRMLHISKKRANLDGDQLKNKELLEDYFNYFKPSFHYLTNKKVEDAIQCFVESRNINMICMVAKNLNYFQQILFHSKVEAISYHTEIPFLVLHEKN from the coding sequence ATGAAAAATATATTACTTCCCACAGATTTTTCAGAAAATTCATGGAATGCCATAAAATACGCTATTAATTTTTTTGAAAAAGATGCTTGTAACTTTTACCTGCTGCACGTAACTAGGTTTGATAACTTTATGAATAGCGAAAGCCCGTATGTGGCTCCAGCAGAATCTATAGAAGAGGTTTATACCAAATCGGCAAAATTGCAGCTGCGAAAACTCTTAAAGCGCATATCCAAAGCGTTTTCGCCCAATAAAAAACATAAGTTTTACGCCCTAGCAGATTATAATTTTTTTATAGAATCTGTTAGGAAACAGGTTGAAGAAAAAAAAATAGATTTTATTGTAATGGGCACCAAAGGCGCTTCGGGTTTTAAAAAAATTATTATAGGCAGCAACACCGGCGATGTAATTACTAAAGTAAAATGTACCACTTTAGCAATTCCGGAACAGGCAAAATTTGTTAGGTTGGAAGAAATAGCGTTTCCAACAGATTTTTCATTTTCCTACGATATACAAATATTGGAACCGCTTTCAGAAATTTTAGAAAACCAACAATCTACATTGCGTATGCTTCACATAAGTAAAAAGCGGGCAAATTTAGATGGCGATCAACTTAAAAACAAAGAACTGTTAGAAGATTATTTTAATTATTTTAAGCCTAGTTTTCACTATTTAACTAATAAAAAAGTAGAGGATGCCATACAATGTTTTGTAGAAAGCCGTAACATAAATATGATTTGTATGGTGGCAAAAAACCTAAATTATTTTCAGCAAATATTGTTTCATTCTAAGGTGGAGGCAATTAGTTATCATACAGAGATACCCTTTTTGGTCTTGCACGAAAAAAACTAA
- a CDS encoding response regulator, producing the protein MKTVLLIEDDAVLRENTAELLELSNYNVITASNGKAGVVLAKKQEPDIIVCDIMMPQMDGYAVLKTLSKSKITKYIPFIFLSAKTERADVRKGMNLGADDYITKPFTEDDLVSAIESRLAKVSILQDIKSNQKKQVNESSDIEIKTLNDLKNFFENHGTEFTFNNETVIYREGEHSNYIYLISKGAVKCHQINELGKELVTALYKEDDLFGYHSFTQNTAYKETATAIADTELLGITMVTFKTLLNQNHQVVIELIELLAHNLSSVKQELLQMAYSTVNQKTAATILRFAEKINRKPDDVIKISRNDLASVAGIAPETFIRTLALFKKQGIIKADGRNITVIDFEKLKDISCN; encoded by the coding sequence ATGAAAACAGTTTTGCTTATTGAAGATGATGCTGTTTTAAGAGAAAATACGGCAGAACTTTTAGAGCTATCAAATTATAACGTTATTACAGCTTCAAACGGTAAGGCGGGCGTTGTATTGGCAAAAAAGCAGGAGCCAGATATTATTGTTTGCGATATTATGATGCCTCAAATGGATGGCTATGCGGTGCTTAAAACATTATCGAAAAGTAAAATTACAAAATACATTCCTTTCATATTCTTATCGGCAAAAACCGAACGCGCCGATGTTAGAAAAGGCATGAATTTAGGCGCCGACGATTACATAACAAAACCGTTTACAGAAGACGACTTGGTTAGCGCCATTGAAAGTCGTTTGGCAAAAGTTTCTATTTTGCAAGACATAAAGAGTAATCAAAAAAAACAAGTAAATGAGTCGAGTGATATTGAAATAAAAACACTAAACGATTTAAAGAACTTCTTTGAAAACCACGGCACCGAATTCACTTTTAATAACGAAACCGTAATTTACCGCGAGGGAGAACATTCAAATTATATTTATTTAATAAGCAAAGGCGCCGTAAAATGCCACCAAATTAACGAGTTGGGCAAAGAATTGGTTACGGCTTTATATAAAGAAGACGATCTGTTTGGATACCATTCCTTTACACAAAATACAGCCTATAAAGAAACCGCAACAGCCATTGCCGACACTGAGTTGCTAGGAATTACAATGGTAACATTTAAAACCTTGCTCAACCAAAACCACCAAGTAGTTATTGAGCTTATAGAGCTGTTGGCACATAATCTTTCTTCAGTAAAACAAGAATTATTGCAAATGGCATATAGCACGGTCAACCAAAAAACAGCAGCCACAATTTTAAGATTTGCCGAAAAAATAAACCGCAAACCCGATGATGTTATAAAAATTTCTCGAAACGATTTAGCAAGTGTTGCGGGTATTGCCCCAGAAACCTTTATTAGAACCTTGGCGCTCTTTAAAAAACAAGGCATTATAAAAGCAGATGGTAGAAACATTACCGTAATTGATTTTGAAAAATTAAAAGACATCAGCTGCAATTAA